One Brachyhypopomus gauderio isolate BG-103 chromosome 15, BGAUD_0.2, whole genome shotgun sequence genomic region harbors:
- the LOC143476061 gene encoding uncharacterized protein LOC143476061 isoform X2: MFALVEWQDEKDDGSWSIVPTSHIRNFDINDFMDGLDDRATYIIEWRAGLKKKPRGGWPLYEAAVHKIAEKQSVLENVMKDKQQSPEICGKRKGRPNPKFGVDEGASMPKKRQTCGVEFDKELLEKIKSTHGPVSPTLATPLLAASPSALLSATPSSPASPVGPPSTAPSLPASPVGPPSTAPSLPASPVGPPSTAPSLPTSSSASPSAAPLSPASSSTALLHLQAENEALKRDLDTLNTSVVSYMPKLISIMEKLEAWLDTKGQSPQPQLASLPTNQETLEMYPGSGVYVPKNVWWSASHANSPTTMARVLLLGVFNIDTLLKSNLRGGKSKKAGPGEAKEALDVTKVDALMMSKKTEETYYNHCQ, from the exons ATGTTTGCTCTGGTGGAGTGGCAGGATGAAAAAGATGACGGAAGTTGGAGTATTGTTCCAACCTCCCACATAAGGAATTTCGATATAAATGATTTCATGGATGGACTTGATGATAGAGCCACATACATAATCGAGTGGAGAGCAGGGCTGAAGAAGAAACCCAGAGGCGGATGGCCCTTGTATGAGGCGGCAGTGCACAAAATCGCAG AGAAGCAGTCTGTCCTAGAGAATGTAATGAAGGACAAACAACAAAGTCCAGAAATTTGTGGTAAACGAAAAGGCAGGCCAAACCCAAAGTTTGGTGTGGATGAAGGAGCATCCATGCCCAAAAAG AGGCAGACATGTGGGGTAGAGTTTGACAAGGAGCtgttggaaaaaataaaatcaacCCATGGGCCTGTCTCTCCAACGTTGGCTACTCCACTTTTGGCTGCCTCACCTTCTGCACTGCTGTCAGCTACTCCATCATCACCTGCTTCACCTGTTGGACCACCCTcgactgctccatctttaccTGCTTCACCTGTTGGACCACCCTcgactgctccatctttaccTGCTTCACCTGTTGGACCACCCTCTACTGCTCCATCTCTACCTACTTCGTCTTCTGCATCACCCTCAGCTGCTCCACTTTCACCTGCCTCATCTTCCACTGCTCTACTACACCTACAGGCAGAAAATGAGGCCCTCAAACGAGACCTAGACACACTGAACACAAGTGTTGTCAGTT ACATGCCAAAACTCATCAGTATAATGGAAAAGCTAGAAGCATGGCTGGACACCAAGGGCCAGAGCCCTCAACCACAGCTGGCATCGCTTCCCACCAATCAGGAAACT CTCGAAATGTACCCTGGCTCAGGAGTGTACGTGCCAAAAAATGTATGGTGGTCAGCCAGTCATGCAAACAGCCCCACAACCATGGCACGGGTTCTCCTCCTTGGAGTATTTAACATCGATACACTTCTGAAGAGCAATCTCCGAG GTGGCAAATCTAAAAAGGCAGGCCCTGGTGAGGCAAAAGAGGCCCTGGATGTCACCAAAGTTGATGCTTTAATGA TGTCCAAGAAAACTGAAGAGACTTACTACAACCACTGCCAGTGA
- the LOC143476061 gene encoding uncharacterized protein LOC143476061 isoform X1, which translates to MFALVEWQDEKDDGSWSIVPTSHIRNFDINDFMDGLDDRATYIIEWRAGLKKKPRGGWPLYEAAVHKIAEKQSVLENVMKDKQQSPEICGKRKGRPNPKFGVDEGASMPKKRQTCGVEFDKELLEKIKSTHGPVSPTLATPLLAASPSALLSATPSSPASPVGPPSTAPSLPASPVGPPSTAPSLPASPVGPPSTAPSLPTSSSASPSAAPLSPASSSTALLHLQAENEALKRDLDTLNTSVVSYMPKLISIMEKLEAWLDTKGQSPQPQLASLPTNQETLEMYPGSGVYVPKNVWWSASHANSPTTMARVLLLGVFNIDTLLKSNLRGGKSKKAGPGEAKEALDVTKVDALMNAVIQKFPGTTRSQLGIALNQKLTELRASKKM; encoded by the exons ATGTTTGCTCTGGTGGAGTGGCAGGATGAAAAAGATGACGGAAGTTGGAGTATTGTTCCAACCTCCCACATAAGGAATTTCGATATAAATGATTTCATGGATGGACTTGATGATAGAGCCACATACATAATCGAGTGGAGAGCAGGGCTGAAGAAGAAACCCAGAGGCGGATGGCCCTTGTATGAGGCGGCAGTGCACAAAATCGCAG AGAAGCAGTCTGTCCTAGAGAATGTAATGAAGGACAAACAACAAAGTCCAGAAATTTGTGGTAAACGAAAAGGCAGGCCAAACCCAAAGTTTGGTGTGGATGAAGGAGCATCCATGCCCAAAAAG AGGCAGACATGTGGGGTAGAGTTTGACAAGGAGCtgttggaaaaaataaaatcaacCCATGGGCCTGTCTCTCCAACGTTGGCTACTCCACTTTTGGCTGCCTCACCTTCTGCACTGCTGTCAGCTACTCCATCATCACCTGCTTCACCTGTTGGACCACCCTcgactgctccatctttaccTGCTTCACCTGTTGGACCACCCTcgactgctccatctttaccTGCTTCACCTGTTGGACCACCCTCTACTGCTCCATCTCTACCTACTTCGTCTTCTGCATCACCCTCAGCTGCTCCACTTTCACCTGCCTCATCTTCCACTGCTCTACTACACCTACAGGCAGAAAATGAGGCCCTCAAACGAGACCTAGACACACTGAACACAAGTGTTGTCAGTT ACATGCCAAAACTCATCAGTATAATGGAAAAGCTAGAAGCATGGCTGGACACCAAGGGCCAGAGCCCTCAACCACAGCTGGCATCGCTTCCCACCAATCAGGAAACT CTCGAAATGTACCCTGGCTCAGGAGTGTACGTGCCAAAAAATGTATGGTGGTCAGCCAGTCATGCAAACAGCCCCACAACCATGGCACGGGTTCTCCTCCTTGGAGTATTTAACATCGATACACTTCTGAAGAGCAATCTCCGAG GTGGCAAATCTAAAAAGGCAGGCCCTGGTGAGGCAAAAGAGGCCCTGGATGTCACCAAAGTTGATGCTTTAATGA ATGCAGTGATCCAGAAATTTCCTGGCACCACCAGGAGTCAACTAGGCATCGCACTAAACCAAAAATTAACAGAGCTACGGGCGTCAAAAAAAATGTAG
- the LOC143475951 gene encoding uncharacterized protein LOC143475951, whose translation MKYKRYLVEEKDIPRTTQHRWKRRIKHGMKGQQSAGFYMLKYHNDIQPLGDQDLSRLHRTGKSLENKTADESKDDYDQSVTDSPVRISYQEEHHVEHKTTDYQDKSSEDDGEDIQHDKDITDNEMMENRSNDERQPSDLIQPNEKALHEQRRKEHELLLLALKSKHCLTDEALEDILKVINVVTGKHSVSTTKYHLYKNVNDYKDYILVKHVCSECTILMENVGESHNYETLLNSMSLRN comes from the exons ATGAAGTACAAAAGATATCTCGTGGAGGAAAAAGACATTCCCAGAACAACACAGCACCGATGGAAAAG ACGGATCAAGCATGGCATGAAAGGACAACAAAGTGCTGGATTTTATATGTTAAAG TACCACAATGACATTCAACCACTGGGTGATCAGGATCTAAGCAGGCTTCATAGGACTGGGAAATCCTTGGAG AACAAAACTGCAGATGAATCTAAAGATGACTATGATCAAAGTGTGACTGACAGCCCTGTTAGAATATCCTATCAG GAAGAGCATCATGTGGAACACAAAACAACTGACTACCAAGACAAGTCAAGTGAAGATGATGGTGAGGATATCCAACATGACAAAGACATAACAGACAATGAAATGATGGAGAACAGATCCAACGATGAAAGACAACCTAGTGACCTTATACAACCTAATGAGAAAGCACTACATGAACAAAGAAGAAAAGAGCATGAGTTGCTCCTTCTAGCATTAAAGTCAAAACATTGTTTAACCGATGAAGCACTTGAAGACATACTTAAAGTCATAAATGTTGTCACTGGTAAACACTCAGTCTCAACCACTAAATATCATTTGTACAAAAACGTGAATGATTACAAGGACTACATTCTTGTCAAGCATGTTTGTTCAGAATGCACTATCTTGATGGAAAATGTAGGTGAAAGT CACAACTACGAAACATTATTGAACAGCATGAGTTTGCGCAACTGA